The genomic region CTTTATTAATAGTATCGCTATGATTATTACGACCGGAATAATTACTATGAGGTAATTAATTGGGTAAGTGGATGCGTAGGCATAGACTATCAATAGCCAGGCCCTGACGACTCCCTGGGGATTACTCGCCAACGTGCTTTCCAGGTATAGCGCCGTGCCATTACCACACAATGCCCTTAGGAATTCTGCATTACCTGCCTCATTAATCATGGAGTTCATGAACATGCCTGGGCTGGACACCAATATCACGTAACCCCTGCCCACGGGTATGGCGACGACCACAGGGAATGGCCCTGTGGAATTACCCGCTGTGCTGAACCTGCTCGTTATGGCAATGTCCACGACGTCGGTATCGTTAATGATGATGGTTGTAGCGTCGTCAAGCGCTATGATTGTGGCGTTGGTCTGGATCACGGGGTTGCTAACGATGAAGGCCAGTGGGAATTTCTCATTAATTACGTTCAATACGGGGTCCTCAATGACGTTACCCGTAAACCTACTCCCAACGCCTAACTCGCTGAGTAATTGGTTGCTGAATGACTCATTACCATTAAGTACCACCAACCTGCCGCCATTTATCACGTAGTTGAGTAGTTCCGTAACCAGGGACTTGCCAATGTTGTCCTCAGGGACTATGAATATTGAGGATACATTCGCCAGATTATTGGGCAAGGCGTAAATGGGCCTTAGGCATATTGACGCGGCCTCTGAGTAGCCATCCCAGTAGGTGTTGTAGGCGTCGAATGGGGTGAGTGATGGGCCGAGGGCGATCATCATGAGTATCAGCAGTAGGATGGCTAGGGAGAGGAGTATCCACTTTATCGAGTAAGCCTTCCCGCCAGCTCCCATGCCCTCCTCACATCCTCATCACTTGG from Vulcanisaeta distributa DSM 14429 harbors:
- a CDS encoding DUF4350 domain-containing protein, with amino-acid sequence MGAGGKAYSIKWILLSLAILLLILMMIALGPSLTPFDAYNTYWDGYSEAASICLRPIYALPNNLANVSSIFIVPEDNIGKSLVTELLNYVINGGRLVVLNGNESFSNQLLSELGVGSRFTGNVIEDPVLNVINEKFPLAFIVSNPVIQTNATIIALDDATTIIINDTDVVDIAITSRFSTAGNSTGPFPVVVAIPVGRGYVILVSSPGMFMNSMINEAGNAEFLRALCGNGTALYLESTLASNPQGVVRAWLLIVYAYASTYPINYLIVIIPVVIIIAILLIKR